In Oncorhynchus clarkii lewisi isolate Uvic-CL-2024 chromosome 16, UVic_Ocla_1.0, whole genome shotgun sequence, one genomic interval encodes:
- the LOC139367827 gene encoding uncharacterized protein — MGPSEQGARVTETGQSEQGSGSQRWVRQSRGPGSQRRASQSRGPGSQRWVRQSRGPGSQRQASQSRGQGHRDGSVRAGGQGHRDGPVRAGGQGHRDGSVRAGGQGHRDGPVRAGGQGHRDGSVRAGARVTETGQGHRDGSGSQRQASQSRGPGSQRRASQSRGQGHRDGSVRAGARVTETGQSEQGSVRAGARVTETGQSEQGAVRAGGQGHRDGSVRAGVRVTETGQSEQGARVTETGQSEQGARVTETGQSEQGPGSQRRASQSRGPGSQRRASQSRGPGSQRRASQSRGPGSQRRVSQSRGQGHRDRPGSQRRVRVTETGQSEQGARVTETGQSEQGPGSQRRVSPSRGQGHRDGPVRAGVSQSRG; from the coding sequence ATGGGTCCGTCAGAGCAGGGGGCCAGGGTCACAGAGACGGGCCAGTCAGAGCAGGGGTCAGGGTCACAGAGATGGGTCCGTCAGAGCAGGGGGCCAGGGTCACAGAGACGGGCCAGTCAGAGCAGGGGGCCAGGGTCACAGAGATGGGTCCGTCAGAGCAGGGGGCCAGGGTCACAGAGACAGGCCAGTCAGAGCAGGGGTCAGGGTCACAGAGATGGGTCCGTCAGAGCAGGGGGCCAGGGTCACAGAGACGGGCCAGTCAGAGCAGGGGGCCAGGGTCACAGAGATGGGTCCGTCAGAGCAGGGGGCCAGGGTCACAGAGACGGGCCAGTCAGAGCAGGGGGCCAGGGTCACAGAGACGGGTCAGTCAGAGCAGGGGCCAGGGTCACAGAGACAGGCCAGGGTCACAGAGACGGGTCAGGGTCACAGAGACAGGCCAGTCAGAGCAGGGGGCCAGGGTCACAGAGACGGGCCAGTCAGAGCAGGGGCCAGGGTCACAGAGACGGGTCAGTCCGAGCAGGGGCCAGGGTCACAGAGACGGGCCAGTCAGAGCAGGGGTCAGTCAGAGCAGGGGCTAGGGTCACAGAGACGGGCCAGTCAGAGCAGGGGGCAGTCAGAGCAGGGGGCCAGGGTCACAGAGATGGGTCAGTCAGAGCAGGGGTCAGGGTCACAGAGACAGGCCAGTCAGAGCAGGGGGCCAGGGTCACAGAGACGGGCCAGTCAGAGCAGGGGGCCAGGGTCACAGAGACGGGTCAGTCAGAGCAGGGGCCAGGGTCACAGAGACGGGCCAGTCAGAGCAGGGGGCCAGGGTCACAGAGACGAGCCAGTCAGAGCAGGGGGCCAGGGTCACAGAGACGGGCCAGTCAGAGCAGGGGGCCAGGGTCACAGAGACGGGTCAGTCAGAGCAGGGGCCAGGGTCACAGAGACAGGCCAGGGTCACAGAGACGGGTCAGGGTCACAGAGACAGGCCAGTCAGAGCAGGGGGCCAGGGTCACAGAGACGGGCCAGTCAGAGCAGGGGCCAGGGTCACAGAGACGGGTCAGTCCGAGCAGGGGCCAGGGTCACAGAGACGGGCCAGTCAGAGCAGGGGTCAGTCAGAGCAGGGGCTAG